AACCATGAATTTGTATTTAGAATTCACGATATTGTTGAGTTAGTGCAGCTTTTAATTTCCTTAATTAGATGAAAAGGACGGGAAGATACACGTCATACTGGATGTTTCTTGTCCGTTGATATCCTTTGAATTGGAATGTATTGAATTTGTTGATAAAAAAGAAATGTATTGAATTCACTTTTGGTTTTTCTCTTTCCCCTGCATATAGTCCTATTCATTACTCGCTCTAACAGTTTCTTGTGAGTTGTCACCGTATAGTACTTGCATATTCTCTGCAGTTTTCTTTGCTTGAAATTGATAAGTGGTTTATAGGTTAAGTGATATACTTGGACAAGAGAATCGCATAGATCGTAGTATAGTTTTGATAGTTATATAGTTCCACTTATACTCATTGAGGTGTGaattaacaagacaaacattcTTTCCTCAGGCATGAACTTCTGCTTTTCGAAGCCTTGCGAGAAGGATTGGAAGAAGAGATGGCCAGGGATCCCACTGTATGTGTAATGGGTGAAGATGTGGGCCACTATGGAGGATCGTACAAGGTGACCAAGGGCCTGGCCGATAAGTATGGGGATCTCAGGGTTCTTGATACTCCTATCGCTGAGAACTCCTTTACGGGTATGGGTATTGGAGCTGCCATGACTGGTCTAAGACCAATTATTGAGGGCATGAACATGGGATTTCTTCTGCTGGCTTTTAACCAGATCTCCAACAACTGTGGTATGCTCCACTACACTTCTGGTGGTCAGTTTAAAATCCCAGTGGTTATCCGAGGTCCTGGTGGAGTGGGAAGGCAACTTGGGGCTGAGCACTCGCAACGTCTTGAGTCCTATTTTCAATCTATTCCCGGAATTCAAATGGTTGCATGCTCAACCCCTTACAATGCCAAAGGTTTGATGAAAGCTGCCATTCGAAGTGATAACCCAGTGATTCTGTTTGAGCATGTGTTGCTGTACAATCTCAAGGAGAGAATTCCAGACGAAGAGTATGTGTGCAATCTTGAAGAAGCTGAGATGGTCAGGCCTGGGGAGCATGTCACTATCTTGACATATTCTCGGATGAGGTATCATGTGATGCAGGCTGCCAAAACTTTGGTGAACAAGGGTTATGATCCCGAAGTGATTGATATTAGGTCGTTGAAGCCATTTGATCTTCACACCATTGGGAACTCAGTGAAGAAAACACACCGCGTGCTGATTGTGGAGGAGTGCATGCGGACAGGTGGAATTGGTGCTAGTTTGACTGCCGCAATCACCGAGAACTTCCATGATTATTTAGATGCCCCTATCATATGCCTGTCTTCACAGGATGTGCCCACTCCGTATGCTGCAACGTTGGAGGAAGTGACTGTTGTTCAACCTGCCCAGATTGTGACGGCGGTTGAGAAACTCTGCCAGTAAGTAATTGCAGCAGCATTAAGTTACCTCTCTTTCTGAGCAGCTTTTCTAGCAATCTCCAGTTAATTTCAGATTTCTTTAGCAGTTTTGTGTTGTCCGAATTTGCAACTGTTCAAAGTGGTACAagcttgtttgtttttattaatcatAATCGCATGTAAGATCACGTTTATCCCGTAGAACGGTGCGAATAAGGATTATCGATTTAAATTTACCCATGTAATAGATAGGTCAAATTGCTAAATTGAGTGTGAGGTTCCAATCGTTTGTCTGTTTTTCATGacttcttggttttatctttttTACTTTGCTGTTTGGAACAATTGGTAAATCCCAGGGACGGTTTTATtcaagcaacaacaacaacaacaacaacaaagccttttcccactaagtggggtcggctatatgaatcctagaacgccattgcgctcggttttgtgtcatgtcctccgttagatccaagtactctaagccttttcttagagtctcttccaaagttttcctaggtcttcctctaccccttcggccctgaacctctgtcccgtagtcacatcttcgaaccggagcgtcagtcggccttctttgcacatgtccaaatcaccggaaccgattttctctcatctttccttcaatttcggctactcctactttacctcggatatcctcattctcaatcttatcctttctcgtgtgcccacacatcccacgaagcatcctcatctctgctacacccattttgtgta
This genomic interval from Malus domestica chromosome 05, GDT2T_hap1 contains the following:
- the LOC103408973 gene encoding pyruvate dehydrogenase E1 component subunit beta-3, chloroplastic-like: MATVSQCFGAAAALSVSSVNSRKLHLPSRRSLPGRKASFFVVRSDAGVSSGSNSKARRADQLITNAVATKADGAAASTASKPGHELLLFEALREGLEEEMARDPTVCVMGEDVGHYGGSYKVTKGLADKYGDLRVLDTPIAENSFTGMGIGAAMTGLRPIIEGMNMGFLLLAFNQISNNCGMLHYTSGGQFKIPVVIRGPGGVGRQLGAEHSQRLESYFQSIPGIQMVACSTPYNAKGLMKAAIRSDNPVILFEHVLLYNLKERIPDEEYVCNLEEAEMVRPGEHVTILTYSRMRYHVMQAAKTLVNKGYDPEVIDIRSLKPFDLHTIGNSVKKTHRVLIVEECMRTGGIGASLTAAITENFHDYLDAPIICLSSQDVPTPYAATLEEVTVVQPAQIVTAVEKLCQ